The following proteins come from a genomic window of Oricola thermophila:
- a CDS encoding branched-chain amino acid ABC transporter permease — protein sequence MNWALLSQLVVNGLIVGMLYGVVAMCFVLIYKSTQVVNFAQGEFLVLGGWVCLWFVTDMQMPFVLAFLFTLVFMTLFGILLQVVILRPLIGEPIISVIMVTIGLSIFLQALMNWIFGNSAERFPPVFETESIAIFGLNVETAYIMSLAMSVVIMGAFYAFFRFSKCGLAMRATAFDQQVAQSLGISVKQVFAMAWAISAVVSGIAGIVIGLVNSVSSSLAIIGIKVFPAVILGGLDSIIGGVVGGIIIGVLENLAEFIDGQFLNWGNLFTIAPFYVLIVILMIKPYGLFGTKDIERI from the coding sequence ATGAACTGGGCCCTTCTCTCGCAACTCGTCGTAAACGGCCTCATCGTCGGCATGCTCTACGGCGTGGTCGCGATGTGCTTCGTGCTGATCTACAAGTCGACGCAGGTGGTGAACTTCGCGCAGGGCGAGTTCCTCGTCCTCGGCGGGTGGGTCTGCCTGTGGTTCGTCACCGACATGCAGATGCCGTTCGTTCTGGCGTTCCTGTTCACGCTGGTCTTCATGACGCTGTTCGGCATCCTGCTGCAGGTCGTGATACTCCGGCCGCTGATCGGCGAGCCGATCATCAGCGTGATCATGGTCACGATCGGGCTGTCGATCTTCCTGCAAGCGCTTATGAACTGGATCTTCGGGAACTCCGCAGAGCGGTTCCCGCCCGTCTTCGAGACCGAGAGCATCGCGATCTTCGGCCTGAATGTCGAGACCGCCTACATAATGAGCCTCGCTATGTCGGTCGTCATCATGGGGGCGTTCTACGCGTTTTTCCGGTTCTCCAAGTGCGGCCTGGCGATGCGGGCCACAGCCTTCGACCAGCAGGTCGCACAGAGCCTCGGCATCTCGGTCAAGCAGGTCTTCGCGATGGCGTGGGCGATCTCGGCGGTCGTGTCGGGCATCGCCGGCATTGTGATCGGCCTGGTCAACTCGGTTTCCTCGTCGCTCGCGATCATCGGCATCAAGGTGTTCCCGGCGGTGATCCTCGGCGGTCTCGACTCGATCATCGGAGGCGTTGTCGGTGGCATCATCATCGGGGTGCTGGAAAACCTCGCCGAGTTCATCGACGGCCAGTTCCTGAACTGGGGCAACCTGTTCACGATCGCTCCCTTCTACGTGCTGATCGTCATCCTGATGATCAAGCCCTACGGGCTGTTCGGCACCAAAGACATCGAGAGGATCTGA
- a CDS encoding branched-chain amino acid ABC transporter permease: MATTSLRPCGDFRTTYKADQYLLQTKWIGIWTFIAIGVLLLGPLVLDGYIISLLILIGIYGIAALGLNILVGMTGQISLGHAAFFGFGAFSSAWLNSTTGIPAILTIPLAGFMTTAIGMIFGIPAARIKGLYLAIATLASQFILQDFFARADWFSGGSSGSLADTVSLFGFAFDSDERYYYLVLFWTILSLVAVANMKRSRDGRALVAVRDHYLSAEIMGINLTKYRILAFGVSSFFAGLGGALFGHYLGYVSAEGFTILLSIQFLAMIIIGGLGSVMGTMLGAAFIVLLPQVMEALTSGMFAMFPETLATFSSGQAYIKEMSVGAAIILFLIFEPEGLAHRVKLIRQSWKLYPFSY, encoded by the coding sequence ATGGCGACGACTTCCCTGCGTCCCTGCGGCGATTTCCGCACCACCTACAAGGCCGACCAGTACCTGCTTCAGACCAAGTGGATCGGCATCTGGACGTTCATCGCAATTGGCGTCCTGCTGCTCGGTCCGCTCGTACTCGACGGCTACATAATCAGCCTGCTGATCCTGATCGGGATCTATGGCATCGCGGCACTCGGTCTGAACATCCTGGTCGGGATGACCGGGCAGATCAGCCTCGGCCATGCGGCCTTCTTCGGCTTTGGCGCGTTCTCGTCGGCGTGGCTGAACTCGACCACCGGCATCCCGGCCATACTCACGATTCCGCTTGCCGGATTCATGACAACGGCGATCGGCATGATCTTCGGCATCCCGGCCGCGCGCATCAAGGGACTGTACCTGGCGATCGCAACTCTTGCTTCCCAGTTCATCCTGCAGGATTTCTTTGCCCGCGCGGACTGGTTTTCCGGCGGATCGTCGGGGTCGCTTGCCGATACCGTGAGCCTTTTCGGCTTCGCCTTCGACAGCGACGAGCGCTACTACTACCTCGTCCTGTTCTGGACCATCCTGTCGCTGGTCGCGGTGGCCAACATGAAGCGCAGCCGGGACGGTCGGGCGCTTGTGGCGGTGCGAGATCACTATCTTTCCGCCGAGATCATGGGCATCAACCTGACGAAGTACCGCATCCTGGCCTTTGGGGTTTCCTCCTTCTTCGCCGGGCTCGGTGGCGCACTGTTCGGTCACTATCTCGGATATGTCTCCGCGGAAGGCTTCACCATCCTGCTGTCGATCCAGTTCCTGGCGATGATCATCATCGGCGGGCTCGGATCGGTGATGGGCACCATGCTGGGCGCCGCTTTCATCGTGCTGCTGCCGCAGGTAATGGAGGCGCTGACGAGCGGCATGTTCGCGATGTTCCCGGAAACGCTGGCCACGTTCTCGTCCGGCCAGGCCTACATCAAGGAGATGTCGGTGGGTGCTGCCATCATCCTGTTCCTGATCTTCGAACCCGAGGGGCTTGCCCACCGGGTGAAACTCATTCGTCAGTCGTGGAAGCTCTATCCCTTCAGCTACTGA
- a CDS encoding ABC transporter substrate-binding protein has protein sequence MRRLLSTAVAVALASGLSPAALADSVFVGHLVDYTGPTGFVGKTYGPGVKDAIDYVNAHGGIDGTMIELEQVDYAYKVPEAIATYKRWTSRNNMVAMQGWGTADTEALITFVAKDKIPVWSASYSGHLTDPTGKNPNTEKPAPYNFFYGPSYSDGCRAMVQWAADDAKEKGIEKPKFLHTGDNHPYPNAPKQACAEYAEELGFEVLPPVVVPMAPGDFKAQCLSIKDSGANYAFIGNLGGSVVSLLASCGTVGTDVTYMANIWGGDYKTIEASNAQNYIFPSASPFWGAEAPGMELVRKIYEEGSSDKSEKPTHHYIRGICSAFYMVEAMKWAKANGGITGENIKQGMYATADWVPEGLEGVCVPSTWTAEDHRGTTIVSVNRGSAVDGKAQIEQIATVELPRRDDWIGY, from the coding sequence ATGAGAAGATTGTTATCAACCGCAGTTGCCGTTGCGCTGGCTTCCGGCCTGTCCCCGGCGGCGCTTGCCGACAGCGTGTTCGTCGGCCACCTCGTGGACTACACGGGCCCGACCGGCTTCGTCGGAAAGACCTACGGTCCGGGCGTCAAGGACGCCATCGACTACGTCAATGCGCATGGCGGCATCGACGGGACGATGATCGAGCTGGAACAGGTCGACTACGCCTACAAGGTGCCCGAGGCCATCGCGACCTACAAGCGATGGACATCGCGCAACAACATGGTCGCCATGCAGGGCTGGGGCACGGCCGATACGGAGGCGCTGATCACCTTTGTCGCCAAGGACAAGATCCCGGTCTGGTCCGCATCCTATTCGGGTCATCTGACGGATCCGACCGGCAAGAATCCGAACACGGAGAAGCCTGCGCCCTACAATTTCTTCTACGGGCCCAGCTACTCCGACGGCTGCCGCGCCATGGTGCAATGGGCTGCCGACGACGCCAAGGAAAAAGGGATAGAGAAACCCAAGTTCCTGCATACGGGTGACAATCATCCCTATCCCAACGCGCCGAAACAGGCCTGTGCGGAATATGCCGAGGAGCTCGGCTTCGAGGTGTTGCCGCCGGTCGTGGTGCCGATGGCCCCGGGCGACTTCAAGGCGCAGTGCCTGTCGATCAAGGACAGCGGCGCCAACTATGCCTTCATAGGCAATCTCGGCGGATCGGTGGTGTCGCTCCTCGCATCATGCGGCACGGTCGGAACGGACGTGACCTACATGGCCAATATCTGGGGTGGCGACTACAAGACCATCGAGGCCTCGAACGCGCAGAACTACATCTTCCCGTCGGCCTCGCCGTTCTGGGGTGCGGAAGCGCCCGGCATGGAACTGGTCAGGAAGATCTACGAGGAGGGATCCTCGGACAAGTCGGAGAAACCGACCCATCACTACATCCGCGGCATCTGCTCGGCCTTCTACATGGTGGAAGCCATGAAATGGGCGAAGGCCAATGGCGGCATCACCGGCGAGAACATCAAGCAGGGCATGTACGCCACGGCCGACTGGGTTCCCGAGGGACTCGAGGGGGTATGCGTGCCCTCGACCTGGACGGCCGAAGACCATCGCGGCACGACGATCGTGTCGGTGAATCGCGGTTCCGCAGTCGACGGAAAGGCACAGATCGAACAGATCGCCACGGTCGAGTTGCCGCGGCGCGACGACTGGATTGGCTACTGA
- a CDS encoding ABC transporter ATP-binding protein, protein MLQAAPDTDKRPDDNSDILLSVNNIEVVYNEYVLVLRGLSLDVERGSITALLGANGAGKSTTLKAISGLLKSEDGEITRGSITFDGRTISHQDPERTVREGIFQVMEGRRIIQDMTVLENLKLGAFTRSDKGIKDDIDLVYSYFPRLRERKGLAGYLSGGEQQMLAIGRAMMARPKLILMDEPSMGLSPLLVKEVFGIIKKLNEDFGVTILLVEQNAAMALNCAKHGYIMENGKIVLDGTAEELRENEDIKEFYLGGGGERKSFKNIKSFKRRKRWL, encoded by the coding sequence ATGTTGCAGGCAGCGCCAGATACAGACAAGAGACCGGACGACAACTCCGACATCCTCCTGTCGGTCAACAATATCGAGGTCGTCTACAATGAATACGTGCTCGTGCTGCGCGGCCTGAGCCTCGACGTGGAACGCGGCTCGATCACCGCGCTTCTTGGCGCGAACGGAGCCGGCAAGTCGACGACGCTGAAGGCAATCAGCGGTTTGCTGAAATCCGAGGACGGCGAGATCACGCGCGGTTCGATCACGTTCGACGGCCGGACGATCAGTCACCAGGATCCCGAGAGAACGGTGCGCGAGGGCATTTTCCAGGTCATGGAAGGCCGCCGGATCATCCAGGACATGACCGTTCTCGAGAACCTGAAGCTCGGTGCGTTCACGCGCAGCGACAAGGGCATCAAGGACGACATCGATCTGGTCTACTCGTATTTTCCCCGGCTCAGGGAACGCAAGGGCCTGGCCGGGTATCTCTCCGGCGGCGAGCAGCAGATGCTGGCCATCGGGCGGGCAATGATGGCGCGACCGAAACTGATCCTCATGGACGAGCCGTCGATGGGGCTTTCGCCGCTGCTGGTCAAGGAAGTGTTCGGCATCATCAAGAAACTAAACGAGGATTTCGGCGTGACCATCCTCCTGGTCGAGCAGAATGCGGCGATGGCGCTGAACTGCGCCAAGCATGGCTACATCATGGAAAACGGGAAGATCGTTCTCGACGGCACGGCCGAAGAGCTGCGCGAGAACGAGGACATCAAGGAATTCTACCTCGGCGGCGGCGGAGAGCGGAAAAGCTTCAAGAACATCAAATCCTTCAAGCGTCGCAAGCGGTGGCTGTAA
- a CDS encoding phenylacetate--CoA ligase family protein, protein MSNAIQKSKSGGDAGISAPDPRETRPVAERQAEQFSRLREVLVAAMEGPYYAKAFAGVDPTSIGGPADLEQLPILRKNDLIDIQAARPPFGGIMAEASRSDYLFVSPGPIHEPGFLTADFWRVGRAMRAVGFEPGDIIHNTFSYHLTPGAWILDSGAREIGCSVIPAGNGPIEQQLLAIAQYGANAYCGTPDFLKVLVEAYQKSDRGRIPFTKALVTGGALTSGLRAFFNASGIRALQCYATAELGLIAYETRPTGHMIVDEDIIVEIVDPETGKAMPFGEVGEVVVTTLRSDYPLIRFGTGDLSAFVEEEQVDGRTGAVLRGWLGRSDEAAKVRGMFVRPSQINALTTQIEGLSRARLVIDRSNEKDDIMLFCEFEPDFILGDGAAMQEQLAQAFRDLCHLRTNISIVPPGTVPDDGKVIVDLR, encoded by the coding sequence ATGAGCAATGCGATCCAGAAATCGAAATCCGGCGGCGATGCGGGTATCTCCGCACCGGATCCGCGCGAGACACGCCCCGTCGCCGAGCGGCAGGCGGAGCAGTTTTCCCGCCTGCGGGAAGTGCTCGTTGCCGCAATGGAAGGCCCCTACTATGCCAAGGCATTCGCGGGCGTGGACCCGACGAGCATCGGGGGGCCGGCCGATCTCGAACAGCTGCCGATCCTGCGCAAGAACGACCTGATCGACATCCAGGCCGCACGGCCGCCGTTCGGCGGGATCATGGCGGAGGCGAGCCGGTCCGACTACCTGTTCGTCTCGCCGGGACCGATCCACGAGCCGGGATTTCTGACAGCCGATTTCTGGCGGGTAGGCAGGGCGATGCGGGCCGTCGGTTTCGAGCCGGGGGACATCATCCACAATACCTTCTCCTACCACCTGACGCCGGGTGCGTGGATTCTCGATTCCGGGGCCCGGGAGATCGGCTGTTCGGTCATTCCGGCGGGCAACGGCCCGATAGAACAGCAGTTGCTGGCGATCGCCCAGTACGGCGCGAACGCCTATTGCGGCACGCCGGACTTTCTCAAGGTGCTCGTGGAGGCTTACCAGAAATCCGATCGCGGCAGGATACCGTTCACAAAGGCACTGGTCACCGGGGGCGCGCTGACGTCGGGCCTGCGCGCCTTTTTCAATGCTTCCGGCATCCGGGCGCTGCAATGCTATGCGACCGCGGAACTCGGCCTGATTGCATATGAAACGCGTCCGACCGGACACATGATCGTCGACGAGGACATCATCGTGGAAATCGTTGACCCGGAAACCGGCAAGGCGATGCCATTCGGAGAAGTCGGCGAGGTTGTGGTCACGACGCTTCGCAGCGATTATCCGCTGATACGTTTCGGGACGGGGGACCTTTCGGCCTTTGTCGAGGAAGAGCAGGTGGACGGGCGTACCGGAGCGGTTCTGCGCGGCTGGCTCGGCCGGTCCGACGAGGCGGCGAAGGTGCGCGGCATGTTCGTGCGACCAAGCCAGATCAACGCATTGACGACACAGATCGAAGGGCTGTCGCGGGCGCGGCTGGTAATAGATCGCTCGAACGAGAAGGACGATATCATGCTGTTCTGCGAGTTCGAGCCCGATTTCATCCTCGGTGACGGGGCAGCGATGCAGGAACAGCTGGCACAGGCATTCCGCGATCTCTGCCATTTGAGAACGAACATCTCGATCGTGCCGCCTGGCACCGTGCCGGATGACGGCAAGGTGATCGTGGATCTTCGCTAG
- a CDS encoding TetR/AcrR family transcriptional regulator, with protein sequence MARTAGSNGEVTAQAIRETSLALFAREGYAAVSMRQIADRVGVQASSLYRYHANKQQLLVDIMRDHMVQLLEAWEAEDRPEGDPVAALEHFARFHIRYHIKRPDEVFISYMELRSLEEPGLREISRLRGRYETILKDILRRGMDDGVFDIADPHVAAMAILAMITGVNTWYRSGGRLSQARIEDIYVSMVLGSVGCRSEGVVHV encoded by the coding sequence GTGGCGCGAACCGCAGGCTCCAACGGCGAAGTGACGGCGCAGGCAATCCGCGAAACCAGCCTGGCGCTTTTTGCGCGCGAGGGCTATGCGGCTGTTTCAATGCGCCAGATCGCCGACCGTGTCGGAGTCCAGGCCAGTTCCCTCTACCGCTATCATGCCAACAAGCAGCAGTTGCTGGTCGACATCATGCGCGATCACATGGTGCAGTTGCTGGAGGCGTGGGAGGCGGAGGACAGGCCCGAGGGCGATCCTGTCGCCGCGCTGGAACATTTCGCGCGGTTCCACATCCGCTACCACATCAAGCGGCCGGACGAGGTCTTCATCTCCTACATGGAACTGCGCTCGCTGGAAGAGCCGGGGCTGCGGGAAATCAGCCGGCTCAGGGGGCGCTACGAGACCATACTCAAGGACATTCTCAGGCGCGGCATGGACGACGGCGTCTTCGACATCGCCGACCCGCATGTCGCGGCGATGGCGATCCTCGCCATGATCACCGGCGTGAACACCTGGTACCGTTCGGGCGGGCGGCTGTCGCAGGCGAGAATCGAGGATATCTACGTATCAATGGTACTGGGCAGCGTGGGCTGCCGGAGCGAGGGAGTAGTCCATGTTTGA
- a CDS encoding isovaleryl-CoA dehydrogenase, with protein MFDQTMNFGHGEEIDALRETVRRFAQDEIAPRAAEIDATNEFPMDLWEKMGALGLHGITVPEEDGGSAMGYLAHCVAIEEISRASASVGLSYGAHSNLCINQIRRWGTPEQKAKYLPKLISGEHVGSLAMSEPGAGSDVVSMKLRAEKRNDRYVLNGNKMWITNGPDASTLVVYAKTDPDAGSRGITAFLIEKDFKGFSTAQKLDKLGMRGSNTCELVFEDCEVPLENVLGEEGKGVNVLMSGLDYERVVLAAGPVGIMAAALDVVVPYVHEREQFGQPIGTFQLMQGKLADMYTTMNACRAYVYAVAAACDRGETTRKDSAGCILYAAEKATQVALDAIQCLGGNGYINEYPTGRLLRDAKLYEIGAGTSEIRRMLIGRELFEETK; from the coding sequence ATGTTTGACCAGACGATGAATTTCGGACACGGCGAGGAGATCGATGCGCTGCGCGAGACGGTGCGTCGTTTCGCCCAGGACGAGATCGCGCCGCGCGCGGCCGAGATCGATGCAACCAACGAGTTCCCGATGGACCTGTGGGAGAAGATGGGAGCGCTCGGCCTGCACGGCATCACCGTGCCGGAAGAGGATGGCGGCTCGGCCATGGGCTATCTCGCCCATTGCGTCGCGATCGAGGAGATCAGCCGGGCGTCCGCCTCGGTAGGGCTTTCCTACGGTGCCCACTCCAATCTCTGCATCAACCAGATCCGGCGCTGGGGTACCCCCGAGCAGAAGGCGAAATACCTGCCGAAGCTGATTTCCGGCGAACATGTCGGCTCGTTGGCCATGAGTGAGCCCGGCGCGGGTTCCGACGTGGTGTCGATGAAGCTGCGAGCCGAAAAGCGCAACGACCGCTACGTGCTCAACGGCAACAAGATGTGGATCACCAACGGGCCCGATGCTTCCACCCTGGTCGTCTATGCCAAGACCGACCCCGATGCCGGCTCGCGCGGCATCACCGCCTTCCTGATCGAGAAGGACTTCAAGGGGTTCTCGACGGCGCAGAAGCTCGACAAGCTAGGCATGCGCGGCTCGAACACCTGCGAACTCGTGTTCGAGGATTGCGAGGTGCCGCTGGAGAACGTGCTCGGCGAGGAGGGCAAGGGCGTCAACGTGCTGATGAGCGGTCTCGATTACGAGCGGGTGGTGCTGGCGGCCGGCCCGGTCGGCATCATGGCAGCCGCGCTCGACGTGGTCGTGCCCTATGTTCACGAGCGCGAGCAGTTCGGCCAGCCGATCGGCACCTTCCAGCTGATGCAGGGCAAGCTGGCGGACATGTACACGACCATGAACGCCTGCCGCGCATATGTTTATGCGGTGGCGGCCGCCTGCGACCGTGGCGAGACGACCCGCAAGGATTCCGCCGGCTGCATTCTCTATGCCGCGGAGAAGGCGACGCAGGTGGCACTCGACGCGATCCAGTGTCTTGGCGGCAACGGTTACATCAACGAGTATCCGACCGGCCGCCTTCTGCGGGACGCCAAGCTCTATGAGATCGGTGCGGGCACCTCCGAAATCCGCCGCATGCTGATCGGGCGCGAGTTGTTCGAGGAAACCAAGTGA
- a CDS encoding lysozyme inhibitor LprI family protein, with product MRRLLPALALLPLPAFAQVAQEIDVDEIEYCLAEVGYTGPADPRRCIGFVADSCQDSGGAGSAADCMTREAAAWNEVAKRRVELLKQRSKQAVAEAVVASQDSWTRYRDAQCGATGEFFFQYSGSAAAEWQAKCLRDAAAERALLLDDWLTRSEDFVQ from the coding sequence GTGAGACGCTTGCTTCCCGCCCTGGCGCTGCTGCCGCTTCCCGCGTTCGCGCAGGTGGCGCAGGAAATCGATGTAGACGAGATTGAATATTGCCTGGCCGAAGTCGGCTATACCGGCCCTGCCGACCCGCGCAGATGCATCGGCTTTGTAGCCGATTCCTGCCAGGATTCTGGAGGGGCCGGGAGCGCCGCCGACTGCATGACGCGCGAGGCAGCGGCCTGGAACGAGGTCGCGAAGCGCCGTGTCGAGTTGCTGAAGCAGAGATCGAAGCAAGCGGTCGCCGAAGCGGTCGTTGCGTCACAGGACAGCTGGACGCGCTATCGTGACGCGCAGTGCGGTGCGACCGGCGAATTCTTCTTTCAGTATTCCGGTTCGGCCGCGGCCGAATGGCAGGCGAAATGCCTGCGCGATGCAGCAGCCGAACGGGCGCTGCTACTCGACGATTGGCTGACGCGGTCGGAGGATTTCGTACAATGA
- a CDS encoding carboxyl transferase domain-containing protein: MTILESTVAHASAEFAANREAMEKQWEAIAREAARIMQGGSASSRERHVKRGKLLPRDRVAGLLDPGSPFLEIGLFAASGVYEDDIPAAGAIAGIGRVEGRDCMIVCNDATVKGGTYYPLTVKKHLRAQEIAEENRLPCIYLVDSGGANLPNQDEVFPDKEHFGRIFFNQARMSAKGIAQIAVVMGSCTAGGAYVPAMSDQTIIVKNQGTIFLAGPPLVKEATGEVVDAETLGGGDTHTRLSGVADYLAENDDHALALAREIVRGLGPAPQPNIALAEPRAPLYPADDIMGIVPADTKTPYDVREVIARIVDGSDFAEFKPRYGTTLVCGFAHVEGVPVGILANNGVLFSESSLKGAHFIELCCQRKIPLLFLQNITGFMVGSKYEAGGIARDGAKLVAAVSTAAVPKVTVIIGGSYGAGNYGMCGRAYSPRFLWMWPNARIAVMGGPQAAGVLANVKRAGIEAKGGTWSAEEEEEFKRPTLEMFERQSHPLYASARLWDDGIIDPRKTRDVVALSLHAALNAPVEETKFGVFRM; the protein is encoded by the coding sequence ATGACGATACTCGAGAGCACGGTTGCGCATGCCTCCGCCGAATTCGCGGCCAACCGAGAGGCGATGGAGAAGCAGTGGGAAGCCATTGCCCGAGAGGCTGCGCGGATCATGCAGGGCGGCTCCGCATCCTCGCGCGAGCGCCATGTCAAGCGCGGCAAGCTGCTGCCGCGCGACCGGGTCGCCGGCTTGCTCGATCCCGGCTCGCCCTTTCTCGAGATCGGGCTGTTCGCGGCATCGGGCGTCTACGAGGATGACATACCGGCGGCCGGCGCGATCGCCGGCATCGGCCGCGTCGAGGGCCGTGACTGCATGATCGTGTGCAACGACGCCACGGTGAAGGGCGGAACCTACTACCCGCTGACGGTAAAGAAGCATCTGCGTGCGCAGGAGATCGCCGAGGAGAACCGGCTGCCCTGCATCTATCTTGTCGATTCCGGCGGTGCAAACCTGCCGAACCAGGACGAGGTGTTCCCGGACAAGGAGCATTTCGGACGCATCTTCTTCAACCAGGCGCGGATGAGCGCCAAGGGGATCGCGCAGATCGCCGTGGTCATGGGGTCGTGCACGGCGGGCGGCGCCTATGTGCCGGCGATGAGCGACCAGACGATCATCGTCAAGAACCAGGGCACGATCTTCCTGGCCGGGCCACCGCTGGTGAAGGAAGCGACGGGCGAGGTGGTCGATGCCGAGACGTTGGGCGGCGGCGACACCCATACGCGGCTTTCCGGCGTCGCGGACTATCTCGCCGAAAACGACGATCATGCCCTGGCGCTGGCGCGCGAAATCGTGCGGGGTCTCGGGCCGGCGCCGCAGCCGAACATCGCGCTCGCCGAACCGCGCGCGCCGCTCTACCCGGCCGACGACATCATGGGAATCGTGCCGGCGGACACCAAGACGCCCTATGACGTGCGCGAAGTGATCGCACGTATCGTCGACGGCTCGGACTTCGCCGAGTTCAAGCCGCGCTACGGGACGACGCTGGTCTGCGGCTTCGCCCATGTCGAGGGCGTGCCGGTGGGCATCCTCGCCAACAACGGCGTGCTGTTCTCGGAAAGCTCGCTGAAGGGCGCGCATTTCATCGAACTGTGCTGCCAGCGAAAGATCCCGCTCTTGTTCCTGCAGAACATCACCGGCTTCATGGTCGGCTCGAAATACGAGGCGGGCGGCATCGCTCGCGACGGCGCGAAACTGGTCGCGGCCGTCTCGACGGCGGCGGTGCCGAAGGTGACGGTGATCATCGGCGGTTCCTACGGTGCCGGAAATTACGGCATGTGCGGGCGGGCCTATTCCCCGCGCTTCCTGTGGATGTGGCCCAATGCCCGCATCGCGGTGATGGGTGGGCCGCAGGCGGCGGGCGTGCTGGCAAATGTCAAACGTGCCGGCATAGAGGCGAAGGGCGGTACCTGGTCGGCGGAGGAAGAGGAAGAATTCAAGCGGCCGACACTGGAGATGTTCGAACGGCAATCGCACCCGCTCTATGCCTCGGCGCGGTTGTGGGACGACGGCATCATAGACCCGCGCAAGACGCGCGACGTGGTGGCGCTCAGCTTGCACGCGGCGCTCAACGCGCCGGTCGAGGAAACGAAATTCGGCGTGTTCAGGATGTGA